The following coding sequences lie in one Spinacia oleracea cultivar Varoflay chromosome 1, BTI_SOV_V1, whole genome shotgun sequence genomic window:
- the LOC110779449 gene encoding uncharacterized protein At5g39865: MGCASSKQSKCRHCKNNTYAPMNRRSFSMNVHHPPEKKGDSYHMVALTSSTLGSIRLEKSVDVSLAPAAEDWDGFEREEIDDVDSKNDEVGVEKNMDFTMGMIEAKAWSKMIDEKITRVTPRTPIRTPPGEPETINVRELMEGLEDYSTSPLRLGEKHQRSFSFHVSADSIPALVDSPRAGGFQENELDSPKNTKAWFDAQVKDDVLLGNGNSISKALVSEFDPEVISAFRKALEELSPTNPFHLKARDQLQVTKDGVLQGTDKSNEEEKKMNEYLTEEKLLNGFVEDNGYAHVNGIVDRIIAEEKDDSAEESSSVPDDAFGETNEEEMSDVTIMPTKERVIFYFTSLRGVRGTYENCCYVRVILKGLGVRVDERDVSMHSGFKEELKELLGDGFKGGLPKVFIGERYIGGIEEIRKMHEDGKLEKVVAHCERLEDDGGNLVDVCEACGDIRFVPCEVCSGSCKIYYEFEQDDDDDEEYQEDEYGFQRCPDCNENGLIRCPICCY; the protein is encoded by the coding sequence ATGGGTTGTGCTAGTTCAAAGCAATCGAAATGTCGGCATTGCAAAAATAATACATATGCACCAATGAATAGGAGAAGTTTTTCTATGAATGTTCATCACCCTCCGGAGAAGAAAGGGGATAGCTACCATATGGTAGCGCTTACATCCTCTACTTTAGGCTCTATCAGGCTTGAGAAATCAGTTGATGTTAGTTTGGCGCCAGCGGCCGAGGATTGGGATGGTTTTGAGAGGGAGGAGATTGATGATGTTGATAGTAAAAACGATGAAGTGGGTGTTGAGAAAAACATGGATTTTACAATGGGGATGATTGAGGCGAAAGCTTGGTCGAAAATGATTGATGAAAAGATTACAAGGGTTACTCCAAGAACACCAATTAGGACACCACCAGGAGAGCCTGAAACAATCAATGTTAGAGAATTGATGGAGGGGCTTGAAGATTATAGTACTAGTCCTCTCAGGCTTGGAGAGAAGCATCAAAGGAGCTTTTCTTTCCATGTTTCAGCTGATTCAATACCGGCTCTTGTCGATTCTCCTAGAGCAGGAGGGTTTCAGGAGAATGAGCTAGATTCACCTAAGAATACAAAGGCTTGGTTTGATGCTCAGGTGAAGGATGATGTTTTATTAGGCAATGGAAATTCGATTTCCAAGGCTTTGGTTTCTGAATTTGACCCTGAAGTGATATCTGCCTTTAGGAAGGCACTCGAAGAGTTGTCTCCTACAAACCCTTTTCATCTTAAGGCTCGTGATCAACTACAAGTGACCAAGGATGGGGTGTTGCAAGGCACCGACAAGTCgaatgaagaagaaaagaaaatgaatgaATATTTGACAGAAGAGAAATTGCTTAATGGGTTTGTAGAAGATAATGGTTATGCTCATGTTAATGGTATTGTGGACAGGATTATAGCCGAGGAAAAGGATGATAGCGCTGAGGAAAGCTCAAGTGTACCAGATGATGCATTTGGTGAAACTAATGAGGAAGAAATGAGTGATGTAACCATTATGCCAACAAAGGAGCGTGTAATATTCTACTTCACAAGTCTAAGAGGAGTGAGGGGAACATACGAAAATTGTTGTTACGTTCGGGTAATCCTAAAAGGTTTAGGAGTTCGGGTAGATGAGAGGGATGTATCGATGCATTCAGGGTTCAAGGAAGAATTAAAGGAGCTATTAGGTGATGGATTTAAGGGAGGTTTGCCAAAGGTGTTTATAGGAGAAAGGTATATTGGTGGAATAGAAGAGATACGAAAAATGCATGAAGATGGGAAGCTTGAGAAAGTTGTGGCACATTGTGAAAGGCTAGAAGATGATGGTGGTAACCTTGTAGATGTTTGCGAGGCCTGTGGAGATATAAGGTTTGTGCCATGTGAAGTGTGCTCTGGGAGCTGTAAAATCTACTATGAATTTG